Proteins from one Plasmodium relictum strain SGS1 genome assembly, chromosome: 10 genomic window:
- a CDS encoding CPW-WPC family protein, putative, whose protein sequence is MNKYFVLLFFFIFYLKISICENEKKEIFPDKELENIGGSAGDIISSSSRAPSKEHNETPDVNIAANILKGLKNIPPPIIQLNEDNLIDPEIICERDYNLPCPNDYNYIGFIHVTEDEICAPASTYDGPCKGEELNIKNMSEKTKETWSNKCQAFWPCKKCVRNFNSFCPEKWIKVKGTVRSCNPSTIYTGPCNFQMNFSGYNIRMLEEWSLKCKAWWKCDHLNFPDECPDKDSPITTAATKWRIKKNYQ, encoded by the exons atgaataaatattttgtattattatttttttttattttttatcttaaaaTAAGCATAtgtgaaaatgaaaaa aaaGAAATATTTCCAGACAAGGAATTAGAAAATATAGGTGGAAGTGCag gCGATATTATTTCAAGCTCTTCAAGAGCACCATCAAAAGAACATAACGAAACTCCTGATGTTAATATTGCTGCaaat atATTAAAaggattaaaaaatattcctCCACCGATTATTCAAT TAAATGAGGATAATTTAATAGATCCTGAAATAATTTGTGAGAGAGATTACAATTTGCCTTGTCCAAat gattataattatattggCTTTATTCATGTAACTGAAGATGAGATATGTGCTCCTGCATCAACATATGATg GTCCATGCAAGGGtgaagaattaaatataaaaaacatgTCTGAAAAAACAAAAGAGACTTGGTCTAATAAATGTCAAGCGTTTTGGCCATGCAAAAAATGTGTAAGAAACTTTAATTCTTTTTGTCCAg AAAAATGGATTAAAGTTAAAGGTACTGTAAGATCTTGTAATCCTTCAACAATATATACTGGCCCTTGTAATTTTCAAATGAATTTTTCTGGATATAATATTCGAATGTTAGAAGAGTGGAGTTTAAAATGCAAAGCTTGGTG gaAATGtgatcatttaaattttcctGATGAATGCCCTGATAAAGATTCCCCAATTACAACAGCAGCTACAaa gtggagaataaaaaaaaactaccaataa
- the DPM3 gene encoding dolichol-phosphate mannosyltransferase subunit 3, putative has translation MLTRGKVIVLIFLFSSIIWINVMDKYKNSNSLIKWIYIPFYLIIILAFYATISISISLYNFNNVLNGHEELLKELSYIKSELEKKNFTFD, from the exons atGCTAACAAGAGGAAAAGTTATTGtattgatatttttattctcatCAATTATTTGGATAAATGTAATggacaaatataaaaactcAAACTCCTTAATAAAATGgatatat aTTCCTTTTTAccttattattatattagcCTTTTATGCCACTATATCTATATCTATAAgcttatataattttaataatgttCTTAATGGACATGAAGAActattaaaa gaatTAAGTTACATTAAAAGTGAATTGgagaagaaaaattttacttttgaTTAA
- a CDS encoding XAP-5 DNA binding protein, putative encodes MNFRKHENTADLIDSIINSENGKVQKYVLERKRKEKEFIEKKENIKKQALKAPKLNQMFVINKNDDDKLISETIGLRTVHEYKKIKDEIYSKKRNEDLNENIEENKHNKNRKFNLS; translated from the coding sequence atgaattttagAAAACATGAAAATACCGCCGATTTAATAGATAGTATAATAAATAGTGAAAATGGAAAAGTTCAAAAATATGTTttagaaagaaaaagaaaagagaaagaatttatagaaaaaaaagaaaatataaaaaagcaaGCTTTAAAGGCACCAAAACTAAACCAGATGTttgttattaataaaaacgatGATGATAAATTAATTAGCGAAACAATAGGTCTTAGAACAGTtcatgaatataaaaaaataaaggatgaaatatatagtaaaaaaaggaatgaggatttaaatgaaaatattgaagaaaataaacataacaaaaatagaaaatttaatttatc